In Helianthus annuus cultivar XRQ/B chromosome 3, HanXRQr2.0-SUNRISE, whole genome shotgun sequence, a single window of DNA contains:
- the LOC110929674 gene encoding LOW QUALITY PROTEIN: kinesin-like protein KIN-14N (The sequence of the model RefSeq protein was modified relative to this genomic sequence to represent the inferred CDS: inserted 4 bases in 3 codons; deleted 2 bases in 1 codon): MVGPANGGRSDIKTVLSVVNGGQDPIIRVGPASIASSDCGGIEFTREDVEALLSERIKPKNKFSLKEKCDAMADYXKRLKMCIKWFQELEADLLLEQDKHWKMLETAEKKCNDIEMVMGQKEEELNSIIVALRKNYTALQEKLXKEESDKLAAMVSLNKEKDARLSVERSQAPIKEELERAQRESSSANQKILSLNDMYKRLQEYNTSLQQYNSKLQAELNQTNEILKNVEKEKVAVLENLSNLRGYCTSLQDQLTATKESNDEAMKLKDALASEVGCLRLDLQQVRDERDRQLSHVQELSAEVLKYKELTGKSADELGNLTTKSNELEARCASQSDQIKKLQEKLDAAENKLAMSDVSAFEIRTGYEEQKRVNSELQFRLDEAELKLVEGEALRKKLHNTILELKGNIRVFCRVRPLLLDDAADNEPKAVSFPTTTENLGRGIELLQHGQKHSFVFDKVFVPESSQEEVFVEVSQLVQSALDGYKVCIFAYGQTGSGKRIQXDGTSGNDDDKGLIPRSLEQIFESRQTLQNQGWKYEMQVSMLEIYNETIRDLLTINRPGSTEARTKQYVIKHDANGNTHVSDLTVVDVRSSREVSFLLNRAAQSRSVGMTQMNEQSSRSHFVFTMRITGVNESTEQQVHGVLNLIDLAGSERLSKSGSTGDRLKETQAINKSLSSLSDVIFALAKKEEHVPFRNSKLTYLLQPCLGGDSKTLMVVNVSPAPSSINESLCSLRFAARVNACEIGTPRRQTSVKQLDARFSHG, encoded by the exons GAGAAATGTGATGCTATGGCTGATT ATAAAAGACTCAAAATGTGTATCAAATGGTTCCAAGAACTTGAAGCGGATTTGTTATTAGAGCAAGACAAACATTGGAAAATGTTGGAAACTGCAGAAAAGAAATGCAATGATATAG AAATGGTAATGGGTCAAAAGGAAGAAGAACTTAATTCGATAATTGTCGCGCTGCGCAAGAATTACACTGCCTTACAAGAGAAAC GCAAAGAAGAATCCGATAAATTG GCTGCAATGGTATCGTTAAACAAAGAGAAAGACGCACGATTGTCTGTAGAAAGATCACAAGCTCCCATCAAGGAAGAACTTGAAAGAGCTCAAAGAGAAAGTTCAAGTGCTAATCAAAAG ATATTATCACTTAATGATATGTACAAAAGACTGCAAGAATACAACACGAGCTTACAACAATACAACAGTAAGCTTCAAGCGGAGCTTAATCAAACCAACGAAATCCTTAAAAAcgtagaaaaagaaaaggttgcgGTTTTGGAGAACCTCAGCAACTTAAGAGGCTACTGTACTTCTTTGCAAGATCAGTTGACTGCTACTAAA GAAAGTAATGATGAGGCAATGAAGCTTAAAGACGCGTTAGCGAGTGAAGTTGGATGCCTAAGATTGGACTTACAACAAGTGAGAGATGAGCGTGATCGCCAGCTGTCACACGTTCAAGAGTTATCAGCTGAAGTGTTGAAATACAAAGAGTTGACTGGAAAGTCAGCAGATGAATTGGGCAACCTTACAACAAAGTCAAACGAGCTCGAG GCAAGATGTGCTTCACAAAGTGATCAAATAAAGAAATTGCAAGAAAAACTCGATGCTGCTGAGAATAAACTAGCG ATGTCTGATGTATCGGCATTTGAGATAAGAACAGGATATGAAGAACAAAAGAGAGTTAACTCCGAGTTACAGTTTCGTTTAGACGAGGCAGAATTAAAACTTGTCGAAGGAGAAGCCTTGCGCAAAAAGTTGCATAACACAATACTG GAATTGAAAGGGAATATAAGAGTTTTCTGTAGGGTACGACCTTTATTGCTTGATGACGCCGCTGACAATGAACCAAAGGCGGTTTCTTTTCCTACAACCACAGAAAATCTTGGTCGCGGCATTGAATTGTTGCAACATG ggCAAAAACATTCTTTCGTATTCGATAAGGTATTTGTACCGGAATCTTCACAAGAAGAGGTGTTCGTTGAGGTCTCACAGCTTGTGCAGAGTGCTTTGGATGGTTATAAG GTTTGTATCTTTGCATATGGTCAAACAGGGTCGGGAAAACGCATACA TGATGGTACGTCTGGAAATGATGATGATAAAGGATTAATACCTCGTTCGTTAGAACAAATATTTGAGTCCAGACAAACGCTACAAAACCAAGGGTGGAAGTATGAAATGCAGG TTTCTATGCTGGAAATATATAATGAGACAATACGCGATCTGTTGACAATAAACCGACCGGGTTCAACCGAAGCGCGTACTAAGCAGTATGTAATTAAACATGATGCAAATGGGAACACGCATGTTTCTGACCTGACCGTAGTTGATGTACGCAGCAGTAGAGAAGTTTCGTTTTTGTTAAACCGTGCTGCACAAAGCAG ATCTGTGGGTATGACTCAAATGAACGAACAATCGTCAAGAAGCCATTTTGTGTTCACCATGAGGATAACGGGTGTTAATGAG AGCACAGAGCAACAAGTGCACGGCGTTCTTAACCTTATTGATCTTGCGGGTAGTGAACGTCTTTCCAAAAGTGGGTCAACCGGAGACCGTTTGAAAGAAACTCAAGCCATTAACAAAAGTTTGTCATCGTTAAGCGACGTTATATTCGCTTTAGCAAAGAAGGAAGAACATGTGCCATTCAGGAACTCAAAACTTACATATCTTCTTCAG CCTTGCTTAGGTGGTGATTCCAAGACTTTGATGGTGGTAAATGTTTCTCCTGCACCGAGCTCTATTAACGAGTCACTTTGTTCTCTTCGGTTTGCTGCAAGAGTTAATGCTTGCGAGATTGGAACGCCTCGAAGACAAACCTCTGTGAAGCAATTGGATGCTCGATTCAGTCATGGCTAA